From Opitutaceae bacterium, the proteins below share one genomic window:
- a CDS encoding phytanoyl-CoA dioxygenase family protein, whose amino-acid sequence MTPSIETTLQTFHADGYALVPGVLDAVEVATLRATADRFIDHPEAIDPSFIQQVYGTTVLRNTQSLDPVFCELLGRKAFVDLAAALLGPDFGFCGQNVIRSGKGEAISIWHVDDELEVPLPDNVPSHNRAMHLPVIWFSFQIALSDILTPDDGATEVVPGSHYSGRVPPRNRIDPDENDLPSFEGRRAEPILCRAGDVYLFNHQLWHRGRPNRTGKIRYLMQNQYCRSWVLRRFGSGPHRDCHLPAEAADRLSAETRRFSG is encoded by the coding sequence ATGACCCCATCCATCGAAACCACCCTGCAGACCTTTCATGCCGACGGTTACGCCCTGGTGCCCGGAGTCCTCGATGCTGTCGAAGTGGCGACGCTTCGCGCAACTGCCGACCGGTTTATCGATCATCCGGAAGCAATCGATCCGAGCTTCATCCAGCAGGTCTATGGAACGACCGTTTTGAGAAACACCCAGTCGCTTGACCCGGTATTCTGCGAGCTGCTGGGCAGGAAGGCATTTGTCGATCTGGCCGCCGCGCTTCTCGGACCCGATTTCGGATTTTGTGGTCAGAACGTGATTCGAAGCGGCAAAGGGGAGGCTATTTCGATCTGGCACGTCGATGACGAATTGGAGGTCCCGCTTCCCGACAACGTGCCAAGTCACAATAGGGCGATGCATCTTCCTGTCATCTGGTTCAGCTTCCAGATCGCGCTTTCGGATATTCTGACTCCGGACGACGGTGCCACCGAGGTGGTTCCTGGCAGTCATTATTCTGGCCGGGTTCCTCCGCGAAACCGGATCGATCCCGATGAGAACGACCTTCCGAGTTTCGAGGGGCGCCGTGCCGAACCGATCCTCTGCCGGGCCGGCGATGTTTACCTTTTCAATCACCAGCTCTGGCACCGGGGACGCCCGAACCGGACAGGAAAGATCCGCTACCTGATGCAGAACCAATACTGCCGGTCCTGGGTTCTGCGTCGGTTCGGATCCGGACCCCACCGGGACTGTCACCTGCCCGCCGAGGCGGCGGACAGACTCTCTGCGGAAACCCGACGGTTCTCCGGCTAG
- a CDS encoding DUF3604 domain-containing protein has translation MKRRSNGPTPEPMDLGTARIRPAGRMAAGSWTTLRWTYTTGHPIDDTGSIKIAFRYAGDFGVPQMADPKAPNYCSIGTSGDCRIEARWDPKGHTRPWDRTLFLKVMGGYLDRGDTVTVLFGDRSGGSPGWRVQTFCEDSFEFKTLVDPIASYQFRELPVSPTLKIVPGQPVRAVCIAPSLVEKGRAFHFHLKSEDAWGNPVRRPGRHRHPGFAGSGFRTVTGKDPKTGLKATSNPVEVVESLPTLRPFWADLHGQSEETIGTNTIADYFRFARDYARVDIAAHQGNDFQITDAFWKEINRVTRRFYEPGSFVTFPGYEWSGNTPLGGDRNVWFTSEGGPIIRSSLELLPGARSEWSTAATAADLFAALRDQVRPEPLYGAHVGGRYADLATHDPGREFAVEVHSAWGTFEWMIDEALQRGYRIGIVANSDGHKGRPGASYPGAGKFGSLGGLTCYLARRLDRRGILESMQARRFYATTGNRPLIAFSATNGVSGYSVPMGGVLEVEGGEVSLSGRVVGTGPVQEVQIRGKNGVLRSFRNFKPADLGSRIRITWRGAKVRGRDRMVRWDGSLKVTRNRILDIQPINFWNSSAQPKVERDREVAWESVTTGGVAGVILRLSSATAGSIQIVTPQGVATVNLRAIGEEGRIWKYGGLNCELRIERLPDVSPPAKMDVELQLAELPKGDHPFYLHLVQEDGHMAWTSPITVVS, from the coding sequence ATGAAAAGACGATCGAACGGCCCGACCCCCGAACCCATGGACCTGGGCACCGCGCGGATCCGCCCGGCAGGGCGCATGGCGGCCGGTTCCTGGACCACTCTCCGCTGGACCTACACGACGGGGCACCCGATCGATGACACGGGATCGATCAAGATCGCTTTTCGCTACGCCGGGGATTTCGGGGTTCCCCAGATGGCCGACCCGAAGGCTCCGAACTACTGCTCGATCGGCACCTCGGGCGATTGCCGGATCGAGGCGCGTTGGGATCCGAAGGGGCACACCCGTCCCTGGGATCGGACGTTGTTTCTGAAGGTCATGGGCGGGTACCTCGATCGGGGCGACACGGTCACGGTTCTCTTTGGCGACCGGTCTGGCGGGAGCCCCGGATGGCGGGTGCAGACCTTCTGCGAGGACAGTTTCGAGTTCAAGACCCTGGTGGATCCCATTGCCTCCTACCAGTTCAGGGAGTTGCCTGTTTCGCCCACCCTGAAGATCGTGCCCGGGCAACCGGTCCGGGCGGTCTGTATCGCCCCGAGCCTGGTGGAGAAGGGCAGGGCGTTTCACTTCCATCTGAAGAGCGAGGACGCCTGGGGCAACCCGGTTCGGCGTCCGGGACGGCACCGTCACCCCGGGTTCGCGGGATCCGGCTTTCGAACCGTGACCGGAAAGGACCCGAAAACAGGACTGAAGGCAACGAGCAACCCGGTTGAGGTTGTCGAATCCCTGCCCACCCTTCGGCCTTTCTGGGCCGATCTCCATGGTCAGTCGGAGGAGACCATCGGGACCAATACAATCGCCGACTACTTTCGGTTCGCCCGCGATTATGCCCGGGTGGATATCGCCGCCCACCAGGGGAACGACTTCCAGATCACGGATGCGTTCTGGAAGGAGATCAACCGGGTCACCCGCAGATTCTACGAACCGGGCTCCTTCGTCACCTTTCCGGGTTATGAGTGGAGCGGCAATACGCCCCTGGGGGGCGATCGCAATGTCTGGTTCACCAGTGAAGGTGGTCCGATCATCCGGAGTTCCCTCGAACTGTTGCCCGGCGCCAGATCGGAGTGGTCAACCGCGGCAACGGCCGCGGATCTTTTTGCGGCGCTTCGCGATCAGGTCCGGCCCGAGCCTCTGTATGGCGCGCACGTCGGCGGGCGCTACGCGGATCTGGCCACTCACGATCCCGGGCGGGAGTTTGCCGTCGAGGTTCACTCGGCCTGGGGAACCTTCGAGTGGATGATCGATGAAGCCCTGCAGCGGGGATACCGCATCGGCATCGTGGCCAATTCCGACGGACACAAAGGGCGGCCGGGGGCGTCTTATCCGGGCGCGGGGAAGTTCGGCTCGCTCGGCGGGCTGACCTGTTACCTGGCCCGTCGCCTGGATCGCCGGGGCATCCTGGAGTCGATGCAGGCGCGCCGTTTTTATGCCACGACCGGGAACCGGCCTCTGATCGCGTTTTCAGCCACAAACGGAGTGTCCGGATATTCGGTGCCGATGGGCGGAGTGCTCGAGGTGGAAGGTGGCGAGGTGAGTTTGTCCGGACGCGTGGTGGGAACGGGTCCGGTGCAGGAAGTCCAGATCCGGGGGAAGAATGGGGTGCTCCGTTCATTCAGAAATTTCAAACCCGCAGATCTCGGTTCGAGGATCAGGATTACCTGGCGCGGAGCCAAGGTCAGGGGGCGGGACCGGATGGTGCGGTGGGACGGATCGTTGAAGGTGACGCGAAACCGGATTCTCGACATCCAGCCGATCAATTTCTGGAATTCTTCGGCTCAGCCAAAGGTCGAGCGCGATCGGGAAGTCGCATGGGAGTCGGTGACGACCGGAGGTGTCGCGGGAGTGATCCTGCGGCTTTCCAGCGCCACGGCGGGTTCCATTCAGATTGTCACACCTCAGGGTGTGGCGACAGTGAATCTTCGAGCAATTGGTGAAGAAGGCCGAATCTGGAAATACGGTGGATTGAATTGCGAATTGCGGATTGAGCGGCTGCCGGACGTTTCCCCGCCTGCGAAGATGGACGTCGAACTGCAGCTTGCGGAACTGCCGAAGGGGGACCACCCCTTTTACCTGCACCTCGTCCAAGAGGATGGGCACATGGCATGGACGAGCCCGATCACCGTTGTCTCCTGA
- a CDS encoding GFA family protein, which produces MSTPANSIDAHALKGMCYCGAVQFEVADAFSYSLNCHCSDCRRTTGSAFKPFAGILRQELSVTKGQDRLLIYGKEAAHDVHCAVCGSLLYSVVREEKYVHVPLGALVDEPSIRPTAHIWVSDKAPWFTITDNLPQHAESG; this is translated from the coding sequence ATGAGCACACCGGCCAATTCGATTGATGCACACGCCTTGAAAGGAATGTGTTATTGCGGCGCCGTCCAGTTTGAGGTCGCCGATGCGTTTTCCTATTCCCTGAACTGCCATTGTTCCGATTGCAGACGGACCACGGGATCCGCCTTCAAGCCGTTCGCCGGGATCCTGCGGCAGGAACTCTCCGTCACCAAGGGTCAGGATCGGCTTCTGATCTACGGAAAAGAGGCGGCTCACGACGTTCACTGCGCGGTATGCGGGTCTCTCCTGTATTCCGTCGTGCGCGAAGAGAAATATGTGCACGTTCCTTTGGGAGCGCTCGTCGATGAGCCGTCGATCCGGCCGACCGCCCATATCTGGGTCAGCGACAAGGCCCCCTGGTTCACGATCACGGACAATCTGCCCCAGCACGCCGAATCTGGCTGA